The window GATTACTTATCTATACATGGTGTTGTGTTAACAGTGGTTTTGGCACACAATTGGGTAAGGACATGGATTGAAGTGAAATGTTTGAAAACCTCCCAAAAAATATATTCTCATTTTCCATGCAAGGATTCTTATTCTTATTAAAAAAATGCATTGCAATTTTAACTACTTCCCACAGATTGGCAACAACATGATCCTAGTTTTGGAGGTTATTCATACGCACTTATCTAAAATCCAGTGACTACAAAATTTGTCTGAAGCAAGTGAAAATAAAAGGCAGCAACCTTTGGCAAGAGAAAACCAGCAGCTTATAGATAGGGAAACCAATTGTCACGACTTTCTTTGAGACTAGAATGAACTAGGGCCATGATGATTCACATACAACCAAACTATTTCCAGTGACCAAAAAAAAAGTTATCATCATTATACACGAGTGAGACATAATACAGTGTGAGAGGTATGATACAGCGACAATCAGTGAATTCTAAGTTGGCAACCAGGTGAGATTCCAAAGAATATGTAATCTGACATAGCTTCAAATTACAAGATATTGCAAGAAGGAAAATTTCAAGAGCGCCTTAAGGAGCAGCAGCGGATTCAGGCTCAACATCATTTGAAAAACATGGAAGAAATAAAGGTATCACCACCACCACAACCACCTACTGGAAGAACAATGCTACTAGTCCACACATGAGAGTAATCAAAGCAAGCGAGCTGCTTCGAGCCCTTTGGACACCACTTTTAACAACGTCTTTCTGGGGGACACCTTCGCAAGAAAGACCTAACTTGCCTTCTCGGCACTCGTGGGCAAACAGGCCTGGTGGGTACTTGCCATAGAGGTTGATGTAGCTGAACATTGTGGATGCACAGTCATTGCTTTCATCATTGATGTAGTTATTAAACGGGCATGCAAATTCCTTGAAAGAATCACAGCAGTCTTTAGGAGGATATTTCGGCCCTTTGCACCTGCTTGTGATGACGGTGT is drawn from Triticum dicoccoides isolate Atlit2015 ecotype Zavitan chromosome 6B, WEW_v2.0, whole genome shotgun sequence and contains these coding sequences:
- the LOC119322941 gene encoding GPI-anchored protein LLG1-like, with protein sequence MAAGRGLPLLLVIAALLVGLASASPFISDGVFQASAGSTTGRTLLQAKRDCPVNFEFQNYTVITSRCKGPKYPPKDCCDSFKEFACPFNNYINDESNDCASTMFSYINLYGKYPPGLFAHECREGKLGLSCEGVPQKDVVKSGVQRARSSSLALITLMCGLVALFFQ